GCTTAAAGATCGTCACATCATTGCAGGTCGTGCGGTTGGTGTACGGACATTACAGCAATTGCTAGATGCTCCATTGGAGTCTGTTACAGATGCCGCAGAAGCAATCGGTATTAAGGTTGGGATGAGCGGTCAGGAAGCCATCTGTATTCTAGCTAAGGCCGCCTCATGACCGCCACTGCGCTCGCAATAATTTACTGAATATACTGCGACTCCTTCAGGAGCGGTACGCTTGTCGAAACCCGTGGTCACTTCATCAGG
This portion of the Cohnella abietis genome encodes:
- a CDS encoding YunC family protein is translated as MVRVIPLQIEAWSAVGVEVILPKTTLLAITAGDGYIMCGALDVQLLNEKLKDRHIIAGRAVGVRTLQQLLDAPLESVTDAAEAIGIKVGMSGQEAICILAKAAS